The window GCTCTTCGCAAATTGAGTAAAGAAGCTGACCATGTCACGGTTGCGACTGATTATGATAGGGAAGGTGAACTCATTGGCGTTGAGGCTCTTCGGATATTGGAAAAAGCAAATCCAAAGATAACTGCAGACAGGGTACACTATAGTGCAATTACTAAATCAGAGATCGAGAAAGCTTTTGAAAATAGAAGTCCTGTGGATTTTAATCTGGCAGATGCAGGGGAAAGCAGGCAGACCATTGACCTGATCTGGGGTGCAGCTCTGACCAGGTACATTTCTACCACTGCTGTGCGGCTGGGAAATAGTTTTTTAAGTGTGGGACGTGTCCAGTCCCCGACCCTGGCACTGCTTGTGGATAGGGAAAAGGAACGTATGGCACACGTGGCCAAACCATACAGGGAGATTATAGTTACACTGGTCGAAGGCATCGAATTCCAGGCCAAGCACAGGGCAGGACGCATATGGGATAAAGCAGAGGCTGAAGATATCTTCAACAGACTTGGTGAGACTGCTGTTGTTACTGATCTTAAAAAAGCAGAAAAGATAGATACTCCGCCCACGCCGTTCAATACAACTGAATTTATCAGAGCTGCAAGCAGCATCGGGCTGACTGCTTCTAATGCCATGAGGATCGCTGAAAATCTGTATATGAACGGATATATCTCATATCCAAGGACAGATAATACAGTCTATCCACCAAGCATTGACTTGAAAAGTCTCATTAAGAGTCTCGGTAAAGGTATATTCAAACATTATGTGGAAAGCCTCCTGAGTATGCATGAACTTACACCCACCAGAGGTAAGAAAGAGACCACTGACCACCCGCCAATTATTCCGGCATCCTATGTTAAAAAATCAGATTTAAAAGATGATGAATGGAAGATATATGAACTGATTACCCGCAGGTTCCTGGCAACATTTGCCGGCCCTGCAAAGTGGAACACACTCCGGGTACTATTGGACATTTCAAA of the Methanosarcinales archaeon genome contains:
- a CDS encoding DNA topoisomerase I; translated protein: ALRKLSKEADHVTVATDYDREGELIGVEALRILEKANPKITADRVHYSAITKSEIEKAFENRSPVDFNLADAGESRQTIDLIWGAALTRYISTTAVRLGNSFLSVGRVQSPTLALLVDREKERMAHVAKPYREIIVTLVEGIEFQAKHRAGRIWDKAEAEDIFNRLGETAVVTDLKKAEKIDTPPTPFNTTEFIRAASSIGLTASNAMRIAENLYMNGYISYPRTDNTVYPPSIDLKSLIKSLGKGIFKHYVESLLSMHELTPTRGKKETTDHPPIIPASYVKKSDLKDDEWKIYELITRRFLATFAGPAKWNTLRVLLDISNEEFKARGASIVEEGWRWYYPYNKPEDMILPELETGQVLKVKDKEMLEKETQPPGRYGQGRLIKVMEDLGLGTKSTRHEIISKLYARAYVHGNPLQPTKTAIAVIDTLEKYADTIAKPDMTATLEMEMDLIAEGAKSKDDVVDESRQMLDIIFEDLTNNKEQIGESLRSGLREDKIIGKCEKCTSDLIIRRSKKGGRFIGCTGYPDCNFALPLPKSGQIVVTDKLCEAHNMNHIKIITKGKRPWDLGCPHCNFDEWQKNLKDGKDKKEE